The nucleotide sequence ATATTAACTTTTTTTTTTCAAAATTAGAAACCAAGACCTATTGAAATCCTGTGTACACTTGGCAAAATATCATATAATGAATAAGCATAATCAAAATTTATTTTTGTGTTTTGAAAAATTACATTTGCTCCTGCGCCGAATGTAAAATCTTGATCGCTGTAATTATATTTATAACCGCCTCTTAAAAAGAATCTGTCAAAAAATGAAAACTCAGTGCCAAAATGAGCTCTTTCTTTGTTATCATTAGGATGAGTTACATCAATAGCTCCCGCAACTTTTACAAAATCATATTTTAAAATATCGAATCCAATTCCTATTTGGAAATTTAAAGGAAGCGGAAAATACGATGTTGAAAGTCTGCTTGGCGTTAATCTGCTCAAAGGAAAATCCTCATCTTTTCTATATGTAAAATCCAGATCCGTTCCGTCAAATTTTGTATCTGGACCAAAATTGGTCATGCTCATTGCAATTGTAAGATTTTGAAAATCTAGTAAATATTGTGTTCCAACATCAAAAGCAATTGCGTCGGCAGATTCATTCCATATTCTTTGTGAAATATATTTAACCGTTAATCCAACAGAAAATCTATCTGTTAAATATTTGGCATAAGTTAAAGACAATGCAACATCATTGCCGTCAAAATATCTTCCTGTTCCGTTCGGTTCCTCTTCAGTTGTAATTTCCATTTTTTCAGTGCTCAACACAATTATTGATGCTCCAAAAGTTCCGACGTTTTCAATATTGTAAACTAACGCAGCGGCATTAAAATCAAAGAGATCAAACCAATTCATATAAGAGAAATGCGCGTCGACATTTTT is from Ignavibacteriota bacterium and encodes:
- a CDS encoding PorV/PorQ family protein, translating into MEKKFLIILILITGKMLFAQNPNLGTSGAQFLQIPVGARAESMGGALVGLTGDAEALFWNPAGISKVKNVDAHFSYMNWFDLFDFNAAALVYNIENVGTFGASIIVLSTEKMEITTEEEPNGTGRYFDGNDVALSLTYAKYLTDRFSVGLTVKYISQRIWNESADAIAFDVGTQYLLDFQNLTIAMSMTNFGPDTKFDGTDLDFTYRKDEDFPLSRLTPSRLSTSYFPLPLNFQIGIGFDILKYDFVKVAGAIDVTHPNDNKERAHFGTEFSFFDRFFLRGGYKYNYSDQDFTFGAGANVIFQNTKINFDYAYSLYDILPSVHRISIGLGF